The Desulfosporosinus acidiphilus SJ4 genome has a window encoding:
- a CDS encoding acetaldehyde dehydrogenase (acetylating) has translation MKRIDNDLLSIQEARILVENAREAQKSLAAFPQEKLDKIVECMAAEVVKNARDLAVMSQEETGFGRWQDKLIKNIFASDYLFKKLKTMKVVGIVAEDKINKTMDIGVPLGVIVALPPATNPVSTTIYKALIAIKSGNAIVFSPHPKAKRTIGKALEVLIRAAEGNGLPSGAIGYLQTITAQGTAEMMKHNDTALILVTGVPKMLEAAHKAGKPVIYGGPGNGPAFIERSADIKQAVKDIISSRTFDHGIISASEQSIVVEECIADEVRRELRNHGACFLSEGESQELSKLFLRSDGTINSEIVGRSAGEIAAKIGMQVPEETKVLISEQKYVSDDNPYSKEKLCPVLAFYVEKDWLNACEKCIELLLNEGQGHTLVIHSQNEHVIREFALKKPVSRVLVNTPATLGGIGATTNLFPALTLGCGAAGGASTSDNVSPMNLINIRKVGYGVRTLEDITKISPPGSEVRSKDDGQFVVQRSGESSQDLKNLLVELLEELRTR, from the coding sequence ATGAAGCGGATTGACAATGATTTGCTTTCCATTCAAGAGGCACGGATCCTTGTGGAAAATGCTCGCGAAGCGCAAAAGTCTTTAGCAGCATTTCCCCAGGAAAAGTTAGATAAAATTGTTGAATGTATGGCTGCAGAAGTCGTAAAAAATGCTCGGGACCTTGCGGTAATGTCTCAGGAAGAAACGGGATTTGGCAGATGGCAGGATAAACTGATAAAAAATATATTTGCCAGCGACTATCTCTTTAAGAAACTTAAGACTATGAAGGTTGTCGGTATTGTTGCAGAAGACAAAATCAATAAGACCATGGATATCGGTGTACCTCTGGGAGTTATTGTCGCTTTGCCGCCGGCCACGAATCCGGTGTCGACAACGATCTATAAAGCCTTAATCGCCATAAAATCCGGAAATGCCATTGTTTTTTCTCCCCATCCCAAAGCTAAAAGAACCATCGGCAAAGCGCTTGAGGTGCTCATACGAGCGGCGGAGGGCAACGGCTTGCCCTCTGGGGCTATCGGATATTTGCAGACAATCACAGCCCAGGGTACTGCAGAAATGATGAAACATAATGACACAGCCCTGATTCTGGTGACGGGTGTGCCCAAGATGTTGGAAGCTGCTCATAAAGCAGGAAAACCTGTTATTTATGGCGGACCCGGCAACGGACCGGCCTTTATCGAGCGTTCTGCCGACATAAAGCAAGCGGTCAAAGACATAATTTCCAGCAGAACCTTCGACCATGGCATTATCTCAGCTTCAGAACAATCCATTGTCGTTGAGGAATGTATTGCTGATGAAGTAAGGCGTGAACTTAGAAATCATGGAGCTTGTTTCCTTTCCGAGGGAGAATCGCAGGAACTCAGTAAATTATTCCTGCGGTCTGATGGGACGATCAATTCAGAAATTGTCGGCAGATCGGCCGGTGAGATAGCTGCGAAAATTGGGATGCAAGTTCCGGAAGAAACCAAGGTATTAATTTCCGAGCAAAAATATGTTTCTGATGACAATCCTTATTCTAAAGAAAAACTCTGCCCTGTCCTGGCTTTTTATGTTGAAAAGGATTGGCTTAATGCCTGTGAAAAGTGCATTGAATTGCTTTTGAATGAAGGTCAAGGCCATACTCTTGTGATTCATTCCCAGAATGAACATGTGATTCGCGAATTTGCTCTCAAAAAACCGGTATCTAGGGTCCTGGTCAATACACCTGCTACCTTAGGTGGTATCGGAGCGACAACCAATCTCTTTCCGGCCTTGACCTTAGGCTGCGGTGCGGCCGGTGGAGCGTCAACATCCGATAATGTCTCCCCCATGAATTTGATAAATATTCGTAAAGTCGGTTATGGTGTGCGCACCTTAGAGGATATAACCAAGATTTCCCCGCCGGGTAGTGAGGTCCGCTCCAAGGATGACGGCCAATTTGTTGTACAGCGCTCCGGAGAGAGCTCACAAGATTTAAAAAATCTTCTGGTGGAATTGTTGGAAGAGCTTAGAACTCGCTAA
- the eutJ gene encoding ethanolamine utilization protein EutJ, with protein sequence MNTVNSAFQYCDQLVQDFEKVIVQPIVKPSSVYYTGIDLGTAYIVLTVLDERYQPVAGAYRFANVVKDGMVVDYIGAIRIVKELKQELEEKLGTELLFASAALPPGTFTLDSGAIKHVVQGAGFEITKLLDEPTAANAVLKIKNGAIVDIGGGTTGIAILKDGEVIYVADEPTGGTHFSLVIAGACKMSFEEAEQYKRNSQNHRELTPVLRPVIEKVSSIISRHVQDYSVPEIYLVGGTCCLEGIETIIAKQTNLPTFKPRNPMFVTPLGIAMNCTQEIL encoded by the coding sequence ATGAACACCGTAAATTCAGCGTTTCAATATTGCGATCAACTTGTTCAGGATTTCGAGAAGGTTATAGTCCAACCTATCGTCAAACCATCCTCAGTTTATTACACCGGAATTGACCTGGGGACAGCCTATATTGTCTTGACAGTTCTTGATGAACGTTATCAGCCGGTTGCAGGGGCTTATCGTTTTGCCAATGTGGTTAAAGACGGAATGGTAGTGGATTATATCGGCGCCATACGTATTGTCAAAGAATTAAAACAAGAGCTTGAAGAAAAACTCGGCACTGAACTGCTTTTTGCTTCCGCTGCCCTTCCTCCGGGAACCTTTACTTTGGATTCGGGCGCCATAAAGCATGTAGTCCAAGGAGCCGGGTTTGAAATTACAAAACTGTTGGATGAACCGACGGCGGCCAATGCTGTTTTAAAAATTAAAAATGGAGCAATTGTAGATATTGGCGGCGGTACCACAGGAATCGCGATTTTAAAAGACGGCGAAGTGATTTATGTCGCCGATGAGCCAACGGGTGGTACCCATTTTTCCCTGGTCATTGCCGGAGCCTGCAAAATGAGTTTCGAGGAAGCTGAACAATATAAACGAAATTCTCAAAATCACCGGGAATTAACCCCAGTCTTGCGTCCTGTGATTGAGAAAGTTTCTTCCATCATTAGCCGTCATGTACAGGATTACTCGGTTCCGGAAATCTATCTTGTAGGGGGAACCTGTTGTCTGGAGGGCATCGAAACAATTATTGCCAAACAGACAAACCTGCCAACTTTCAAACCGCGCAACCCTATGTTTGTGACTCCCTTGGGTATAGCCATGAACTGTACGCAGGAGATCCTATAG
- the cutD gene encoding choline TMA-lyase-activating enzyme yields the protein MSTESTGCIERKARIFNVQKYSIYDGPGIRTLIFFKGCPLRCQWCSNPEGLERKFQVMYMEDLCIHCGSCVSVCPETIHYFSADEDESVQKPDGMKPRHKVHRDINCSGCRKCESICPQKALSIVGMDKRISEVLEIIRQDTLFYLSSGGGVTLGGGEVTMQPEFAANLLMECRSMGIHTAIETCGYAKLDSLLAVAQFTDLILFDIKHIDSERHYELTGVRNERILDNLGELIRRGFNVKIRMPLLRGMNESSSIIRQTMEFLKPFANYKNFQGIDLLPYHKLGINKYKQLDRTYPITEDLSFEAEELERIAEVIKDYDLQVKIIKH from the coding sequence ATGAGTACAGAATCCACAGGCTGCATAGAACGCAAAGCGAGGATCTTCAACGTTCAGAAGTATTCTATCTATGACGGGCCGGGCATAAGAACATTGATCTTCTTCAAAGGCTGCCCCTTAAGATGTCAATGGTGTTCTAACCCTGAGGGTCTTGAACGGAAATTTCAGGTCATGTATATGGAAGATTTGTGTATCCATTGCGGAAGCTGTGTCTCAGTTTGCCCGGAGACTATTCATTATTTCAGTGCTGATGAGGATGAGTCAGTTCAAAAGCCAGACGGCATGAAGCCCAGGCATAAAGTCCACCGAGATATTAACTGCAGTGGCTGCCGTAAGTGTGAATCCATATGCCCCCAAAAAGCACTGTCTATTGTCGGTATGGACAAAAGAATTTCTGAGGTCCTGGAAATCATACGGCAAGATACTCTCTTCTACTTAAGTTCCGGAGGAGGTGTCACTCTTGGAGGCGGCGAGGTCACCATGCAGCCGGAATTTGCTGCCAATCTCCTCATGGAATGCCGAAGCATGGGGATTCATACAGCGATTGAGACCTGCGGTTATGCCAAACTGGATTCACTGCTTGCCGTTGCCCAGTTCACCGATTTGATTCTCTTTGACATCAAGCACATTGACTCTGAGAGACACTACGAACTGACGGGAGTACGCAACGAACGTATTCTCGATAACCTGGGTGAACTCATCCGCCGGGGCTTCAATGTGAAAATCAGAATGCCTCTTTTGCGCGGCATGAATGAATCATCGTCAATTATCCGGCAAACCATGGAGTTTTTAAAACCCTTTGCCAATTATAAAAACTTTCAGGGCATTGATTTGCTCCCCTATCATAAATTAGGCATCAATAAGTACAAGCAATTGGATAGGACATACCCTATTACTGAAGATCTGAGTTTCGAAGCCGAAGAATTGGAACGTATTGCAGAGGTCATTAAAGATTATGACCTTCAGGTCAAAATAATCAAGCACTAG
- the cutC gene encoding choline trimethylamine-lyase encodes MNLKDFSAKFADATKNMSPEETAAIMKLFEGISKELTAKTTRTAVQNATKSPVFEGEITALTPRLKRLREAYLKAKPSVSIYRARAFTQVAKENGGLPKILLRAKCFRKACETAPLLIQKDELIVGHPCGKPRTGAISPDIAWRWVRDELDTMATRPQDPFQISEEDKRVLREEIFPFWEGKSVDEICQQQYEEAGVWSFSGESFVSDLSYHQQNGGGDTCPGYDIILIKKGINGVKQEAVDKLSKLSMENPEDIDKIYFYKAEIETCDGILAYAKRLSDYARELADGEKDLGRKKELAKISEILTNVPANPPRTFQEALQSVWTLESLFMVEENQTGISLGRLDQYIYPMFKADLEAGRLNKLEAFELLSCFIIKCAEVMWLSSEMGAKYFAGYQPFINCTVGGQKRSGGDATNDLTYLIMDAVRITRMYQPALACRIHNKSPHEYLKKIVDVVKAGLGFPACHFDDTHIKMMLSKGFNIEDARDYCLMGCVEPQKSGRIYQWTSTGYTQWPIAIEFVLNRGMMKWHGTMEGLDTGDLDNFKTYEEFDSACKKQIEHIVRLSAIGTVVSQRVHREQVPKPLMSLLIEGCMEKGTDVTNGGALINYGPGLIFSGLGTYADSMAAIKKLVFDEEKYTLKQMRDALAANFEGYEALRTDCLNAPKYGNDDDYADFIASDIISWTERVHNSFKMLYSYLSHGTLSISNNTPIGEITGATPNGRLAWTPLSDGISPTQGADKLGPTAIIKSVSKLNNEAMNIGMVHNFKLLRGILETPEGENGLITLLRTASILGNGEMQFSYVDNEVLKKAQVEPEKYRDLIIRVAGYSAYFVELCKEVQDEIISRTVLDHF; translated from the coding sequence TTGAATCTCAAAGATTTTTCAGCGAAATTCGCCGATGCTACTAAAAACATGTCGCCGGAAGAAACAGCGGCTATTATGAAACTGTTTGAGGGGATTTCAAAGGAACTGACTGCCAAGACAACGCGTACTGCAGTTCAGAACGCAACAAAATCTCCCGTATTTGAAGGGGAAATTACCGCTCTAACGCCGCGTTTGAAACGACTGCGTGAAGCTTATCTAAAAGCAAAACCAAGTGTCAGCATTTATCGCGCCAGAGCGTTCACTCAAGTGGCCAAAGAAAATGGGGGTCTGCCGAAAATTTTGCTGCGGGCTAAGTGCTTTCGCAAAGCTTGTGAGACTGCCCCCTTGTTAATCCAAAAGGACGAGCTGATTGTCGGGCATCCTTGTGGAAAACCGCGGACAGGGGCTATTTCTCCGGACATTGCCTGGAGATGGGTTCGGGATGAACTGGATACAATGGCGACAAGACCGCAGGATCCCTTTCAAATCAGTGAAGAGGATAAACGTGTTTTACGAGAGGAGATTTTCCCATTCTGGGAAGGCAAGAGCGTCGATGAAATCTGCCAGCAACAATATGAAGAAGCTGGTGTCTGGTCTTTTTCCGGTGAGTCATTTGTCAGCGATCTTTCCTATCATCAGCAAAATGGCGGGGGAGATACCTGCCCGGGTTACGATATTATTCTCATTAAAAAAGGAATTAATGGTGTAAAGCAAGAGGCTGTAGATAAGCTAAGTAAGTTGTCCATGGAAAATCCCGAGGACATTGATAAGATCTACTTCTATAAAGCAGAAATTGAGACTTGCGACGGAATCTTAGCCTATGCCAAACGACTTTCAGATTATGCCAGGGAACTTGCCGACGGAGAAAAAGACTTAGGGCGGAAGAAAGAACTGGCTAAGATCTCCGAGATCTTGACAAATGTACCTGCCAATCCGCCGCGTACGTTCCAAGAAGCGCTTCAGTCTGTCTGGACTTTAGAATCACTCTTTATGGTGGAAGAAAACCAAACGGGAATTTCCCTCGGACGTTTGGATCAATATATTTACCCCATGTTCAAGGCCGACCTGGAAGCAGGCCGTCTTAACAAATTGGAAGCCTTTGAATTGTTAAGCTGTTTCATTATCAAGTGTGCTGAAGTAATGTGGCTGTCCAGTGAAATGGGTGCCAAATATTTCGCAGGCTATCAGCCCTTTATCAACTGTACGGTGGGCGGACAGAAAAGAAGCGGCGGTGATGCTACCAATGATTTGACCTATCTGATCATGGATGCCGTTCGGATTACCAGGATGTATCAACCAGCCCTTGCCTGTCGGATTCACAATAAATCACCCCATGAGTATTTGAAGAAAATCGTAGACGTTGTTAAAGCCGGCCTTGGTTTTCCGGCTTGCCACTTTGATGATACTCATATCAAGATGATGCTCTCTAAAGGTTTCAATATTGAAGATGCTCGCGATTACTGTTTGATGGGGTGTGTTGAACCGCAAAAGTCCGGGAGAATTTATCAGTGGACATCTACGGGATATACCCAATGGCCCATTGCCATCGAATTTGTCTTGAACCGCGGCATGATGAAATGGCACGGAACGATGGAGGGGCTTGACACAGGAGACCTGGACAATTTTAAGACTTACGAAGAATTCGATTCAGCCTGCAAAAAGCAAATTGAACATATTGTTCGCTTATCGGCCATCGGAACTGTCGTCAGTCAACGAGTTCATAGAGAACAAGTACCGAAACCGCTTATGTCTTTGCTGATCGAAGGCTGCATGGAAAAAGGCACCGATGTAACCAACGGCGGAGCGCTGATTAATTACGGTCCGGGACTCATCTTCTCCGGCTTAGGAACTTACGCAGATTCAATGGCTGCCATTAAAAAGCTGGTTTTTGATGAGGAGAAGTACACATTGAAACAGATGCGTGATGCGTTGGCTGCAAACTTTGAAGGCTATGAAGCCTTGCGAACAGATTGCCTAAATGCTCCGAAATATGGAAATGACGATGACTATGCGGATTTTATTGCCTCAGATATTATCTCTTGGACAGAACGGGTTCACAATTCCTTTAAGATGTTGTACTCCTACTTAAGTCATGGTACCCTCTCCATTTCTAACAATACGCCGATCGGAGAAATTACCGGTGCTACTCCTAATGGACGACTTGCCTGGACGCCGCTTTCTGATGGAATCAGCCCGACACAAGGCGCTGATAAATTAGGCCCCACGGCCATTATTAAATCGGTAAGCAAGTTGAATAATGAGGCTATGAACATCGGTATGGTGCATAATTTCAAACTTTTACGGGGTATTTTAGAAACTCCGGAGGGGGAGAATGGTCTGATTACCTTACTTCGGACGGCATCAATTCTCGGCAATGGGGAAATGCAATTCAGCTACGTAGACAATGAGGTTTTGAAGAAGGCCCAAGTGGAACCAGAGAAATACAGAGATTTGATCATTCGCGTTGCCGGGTATAGTGCCTACTTTGTAGAACTCTGCAAAGAAGTCCAGGATGAAATTATCAGCAGAACTGTCTTGGATCATTTTTAA
- a CDS encoding EutP/PduV family microcompartment system protein, with protein sequence MKKRIMIVGPTQAGKSTLANALNDSDRPLKKTQDVIYGKNTIDTPGSYIENASMYKYLIATAQTASHVLLLLDSSRMIDVYPPGFAKTFNCPVIGVITKTDAAPENIDLCTQKLLRIGVSEPYYRISCKDNTGVEALRSQLLADQS encoded by the coding sequence ATGAAGAAACGCATTATGATCGTTGGACCTACCCAAGCCGGAAAATCCACTCTGGCGAATGCCTTAAATGATAGCGACAGACCCTTAAAGAAAACCCAGGATGTTATTTATGGTAAAAATACCATTGATACGCCCGGTTCATATATTGAAAACGCTTCAATGTATAAATACTTAATTGCCACGGCTCAAACCGCGTCTCATGTGCTTCTGCTTCTGGATTCCTCCAGGATGATTGATGTATATCCGCCAGGATTTGCAAAAACGTTCAACTGCCCGGTGATTGGTGTCATCACTAAGACCGATGCAGCCCCGGAAAATATCGATTTGTGTACTCAGAAGCTCTTGCGCATCGGTGTTTCTGAGCCGTATTACCGGATTTCCTGCAAAGACAATACGGGTGTAGAAGCTTTAAGATCACAGTTACTGGCCGATCAGAGTTAG
- the eutS gene encoding ethanolamine utilization microcompartment protein EutS has protein sequence MGADEAFDRKRIIQEYVPGKQVTLAHIIASPVQDLYERLGIEEKGAIGISTLTPSETAIIAADIATKTSDVDIGFLDRFTGSLVISGDVASVEEAMIAINDTLEKLLGFTPAKITRT, from the coding sequence ATGGGTGCCGATGAAGCATTTGATCGAAAACGTATAATTCAGGAATATGTGCCTGGAAAGCAAGTTACCCTGGCTCATATCATAGCTTCGCCCGTTCAGGATTTATATGAACGCTTGGGAATTGAAGAGAAGGGAGCCATTGGGATTTCAACGCTTACGCCCAGCGAGACTGCGATTATCGCAGCCGACATTGCAACGAAGACGTCTGATGTAGATATTGGTTTTTTGGATCGCTTTACCGGTTCCCTGGTCATATCCGGTGACGTAGCCAGTGTTGAAGAAGCTATGATTGCCATCAATGATACGTTGGAAAAGCTGTTGGGATTTACTCCGGCGAAGATTACGCGCACATGA